Proteins encoded together in one Dermacentor variabilis isolate Ectoservices chromosome 2, ASM5094787v1, whole genome shotgun sequence window:
- the LOC142572041 gene encoding uncharacterized protein LOC142572041, with protein MSEVVALGAYQVNHLWAVTFKDEEGKKRIIAADAFDVKDHRCVVVDPCDRGVRIKLYWLLHGVPDDDVRTALSPFGKVTEITRDRWRVQGCVDKGSTTRTVTIKLKVGVTAEDLPHQLRVAEDVALVHVPGRAPLCLRCRGIGHIRRECRVPRCGLCRRFGHDETQCVRTYATVTGPALKEDVTDHLMDVVDAVEAAGEGKETQPSVLTPLKKAMTVNEEKSSDGWKDPWDDTVEPTNSIEVEVKEAKETCT; from the coding sequence ATGTCGGAAGTGGTTGCACTGGGTGCATATCAAGTGAACCATCTGTGGGCGGTGACTTTCAAGGACGAAGAAGGGAAAAAGAGGATTATCGCTGCAGACGCGTTTGATGTCAAAGACCAccgctgtgtggtcgtcgacccGTGTGACAGAGGCGTCCGTATCAAGCTCTACTGGCTCCTTCACGGTGTACCTGACGACGACGTTCGCACTGCCTTGTCGCCTTTCGGAAAGGTGACTGAGATCACCAGGGACAGGTGGCGGGTACAAGGATGCGTTGACAAAGGGTCAACCACCCGTACTGTCACTATCAAGCTGAAGGTAGGCGTCACCGCTGAAGACTTGCCCCACCAGCTGCGAGTGGCGGAAGATGTTGCGCTCGTGCACGTCCCTGGCAGAGCTCccctctgcctccgatgccgcggCATCGGGCACATCCGACGCGAGTGCCGTGTACCACGCTGTGGGCTTTGTCGTCGtttcggccacgacgagacccagtgcgtcCGAACCTATGCCACAGTGACAGGCCCGGCATTGAAGGAAGATGTCACAGATCACTTGATGGACGTGGTCGACGCAGTGGAAGCCGCAGGCGAAGGGAAAGAGACCCAGCCCTCGGTGTTAACGCCCCTGAAGAAGGCAATGACTGTTAATGAAGAAAAGTCATCGGACGGCTGGAAAGACCCATGGGATGATACGGTGGAACCAACTAACTCAATAGAGGTCGAGGTAAAAGAGGCCAAAGAAACGTGCACATAA